The following proteins are encoded in a genomic region of Coffea eugenioides isolate CCC68of chromosome 6, Ceug_1.0, whole genome shotgun sequence:
- the LOC113774899 gene encoding uncharacterized protein LOC113774899, giving the protein MEDESAIPVLEDEAIQFECLLVEPQDDHVSVDAFLCFHRNSPEKCMEMEDIPCKFGGDNFGTDPERKHLLGQERGLDIKHSEIEAENFLAPNGPSSVCEDYLLDADFGENGKNLDHDSSIELQKLVSGSYDPADNAGDNETSHKSDLSGPTVLNKCMGDPDMNDSTSHDIFSCTADSEMSLEERWFKYPTFTVENMEEDVSSLFLESNNKTMGCTHNVASGEVLCPLTANQETKHVPMGENKNVSLLGKDASPSKSPIQASIATHAEKRLRKPPQRFIDELSEPKSRPPKRREVSTPSSRGKFPRVGSHKHCDIKSRAERLSSEDSAGKAIQVPFGPIVHKEGRTSCALPLVPKESRASRAPIVAKVLQLDKKPLLQPHKQAFVPRHKEAVLQPHKEAVLQPHNEASVDESEEDDIAEVKLGEDGGRRKHHILWTVSEVKKLIDGVSEYGVGRWSRIKKDLFPSSAHRTPVDLKDKWRNLLKASCAQTEGKKGEDRKRNLAWRPLPKTILRRVSELATIHPYPRDLRSKR; this is encoded by the exons ATGGAGGATGAATCTGCTATTCCTGTTTTAGAAGATGAGGCAATTCAATTTGAGTGTCTGCTTGTTGAGCCCCAAGATGATCATGTTTCAGTGGATGCTTTCTTATGTTTTCATAGAAATAGCCCAGAGAAGTGCATGGAAATGGAAGATATTCCCTGCAAATTTG GTGGGGACAATTTTGGCACTGATCCTGAGCGGAAACATCTACTGGGACAAGAA CGGGGACTTGATATAAAGCACAGTGAAATTGAGGCTGAAAATTTTCTAGCACCAAATGGTCCATCTAGTGTATGTGAAGATTATCTTCTAG ATGCTGACTTTGGAGAAAATGGTAAAAATTTGGATCATGATTCAAGTATAGAATTGCAGAAACTAGTATCAGGAAGTTATGATCCAGCGGACAATGCTGGTGATAATGAGACTTCTCATAAATCAGATTTATCAGGTCCTACTGTTCTGAACAAGTGCATGGGCGATCCTGACATGAATGACAGCACGTCACATGATATTTTTAGCTGCACTGCTGATAGTGAAATGTCGCTTGAGGAGAGGTGGTTCAAATACCCTACATTTACTGTTGAAAATATGGAGGAAGATGTTTCAAGCTTGTTTTTGGAAAGCAATAACAAAACGATGGGTTGCACTCATAATGTTGCATCAGGAGAAGTGCTTTGCCCTTTGACTGCAAATCAAGAAACTAAACATGTCCCGATGGGCGAAAATAAAAATGTGTCTCTTCTAGGGAAGGATGCATCACCATCAAAGAGCCCCATCCAAGCCAGCATTGCTACTCATGCTGAAAAGAGATTGCGTAAGCCCCCACAGAGGTTCATTGATGAACTATCAGAACCTAAATCAAGACCTCCCAAAAGAAGAGAGGTTTCCACTCCATCTTCAAGGGGTAAATTTCCCCGAGTTGGTTCTCACAAGCATTGTGATATTAAATCTAGAGCAGAGAGATTATCTTCTGAGGACTCTGCAGGAAAAGCTATCCAAGTGCCATTCGGTCCTATTGTTCACAAAGAGGGTCGGACAAGTTGTGCTTTGCCTTTGGTACCGAAAGAGAGTCGGGCAAGTCGTGCTCCTATTGTAGCAAAG GTGTTACAACTTGATAAAAAACCTTTGTTACAACCCCATAAACAAGCTTTTGTACCACGCCATAAAGAAGCTGTGCTACAACCCCACAAAGAAGCTGTGTTACAACCCCACAATGAAGCTTCAGTGGATGAGTCAGAAGAGGATGATATTGCAGAGGTGAAATTGGGAGAAGATGGTGGCCGACGGAAGCATCATATTTTATGGACTGTTTCTGAGGTCAAAAAGTTGATTGATGGCGTTTCTGAGTATGGGGTTGGAAGATGGAGCCGTATAAAGAAAGACTTGTTTCCATCATCGGCACATCGTACACCTGTAGATCTTAAG GACAAATGGAGAAATCTTTTAAAAGCAAGCTGTGCTCAAACAGAAGGCAAGAAAGGG GAAGATAGAAAACGTAATTTGGCTTGGCGTCCTCTGCCGAAAACCATCTTACGACGTGTCAGTGAACTTGCCACCATTCATCCATACCCAAGGGACCTGCGGTCCAAGCGCTAG
- the LOC113772888 gene encoding auxin-responsive protein SAUR50: protein MQVLRFFHTIEQNTSMKVIQGKFLRACLRKCRKLDTKAISPAPCDRCWQLLSSRSVRKKKKTVPRDVPKGHLAIYVGEFRKRFVIKITLLDHPLFRALLDHAQEVYDFTADSKLCIPCDESIFLSVVRCATSPENQPICISL, encoded by the coding sequence ATGCAAGTTCTCCGATTCTTTCATACGATCGAGCAAAACACAAGCATGAAAGTCATCCAGGGAAAATTTCTCAGGGCCTGCCTACGGAAGTGCAGAAAGTTGGATACAAAAGCAATATCTCCTGCACCCTGTGACAGATGCTGGCAACTGCTTTCATCACGGTCAGTGCGTAAAAAAAAGAAGACCGTTCCCAGGGATGTTCCCAAGGGCCACTTGGCGATCTACGTAGGTGAATTCAGAAAaagatttgtgatcaaaattacCTTACTCGACCACCCACTGTTCAGAGCGTTGCTGGATCACGCTCAAGAAGTATATGATTTCACTGCAGACTCGAAGCTGTGTATCCCTTGCGATGAGAGCATTTTCCTTAGCGTTGTCCGCTGCGCTACATCCCCAGAAAATCAACCAATCTGCATCTCCCTTTGA